In Eulemur rufifrons isolate Redbay chromosome 3, OSU_ERuf_1, whole genome shotgun sequence, a single window of DNA contains:
- the PPP1R42 gene encoding protein phosphatase 1 regulatory subunit 42 isoform X2: MVRLTLDLIARNGNLKPRKEETISQCLKKITHINFSEKNIDAIEDLSLCKNLSVLYLYDNRISQIINLNYATNLTHLYLQNNCISYIENLTSLKKLEKLYLGGNYIAVIEGLEGLKELRELHVESQKLPLGEKLLFDPRTLQSLAKSLSVLNISNNNIDDIRDLEVLENLNQLIAVDNQLLNVKDLEYLLNKLMKLWKMDLNGNPVCLKPKYRDKLILVSKSLEFLDGKEIKNVERQFLMNWKASKDAKKIRKKKSSKNEDASNSYIRTSL; encoded by the exons ATGGTTCGACTGACCTTGGATCTAATTGCCAGAAACGGTAATCTTAAACCCCGAAAAGAAGAAACCATTTCACAGTGCCTGAAGAAGATAACTCAtataaatttttcagaaaaaaatatagatgcAATT gaAGACCTCTCTCTTTGCAAAAATCTTAGTGTTCTATATTTATATGATAACCGTATTAGTCAAATCATTAACTTGAATTATGCCACAAATCTGACCCATCTGTACCTACAAAACAATTGTATTTCATATATAGAGAACCTAACATCattaaagaaactggaaaaact GTATCTGGGAGGCAATTACATTGCTGTCATAGAAGGTTTAGAAGGGTTAAAAGAACTAAGAGAGCTTCATGTTGAGAGTCAGAAGCTTCCCCTTGGAGAAAAGCTTCTGTTTGATCCAAGAACTCTTCAGTCTCTGGCA aaGTCCCTGTCTGTATTGAATATCAGCAATAATAATATTGATGACATTAGAGACTTAGAAGTACTGGAGAATCTCAATCAGCTCATAGCAGTTGACAATCAGCTTCTGAATGTGAAG GATTTGGAGTATTTGCTGAACAAGTTGATGAAGTTGTGGAAAATGGATCTAAACGGAAATCCTGTTTGTCTCAAACCAAAATACAGGGACAAACTGATATTGGTGTCCAAATCACTAG aatttcttgacggaaaagaaattaaaaatgtggaaagacAATTCCTCATGAATTGGAAAGCATCCAAAGATgccaaaaaaatcagaaagaaaaaaagcagtaaaAACGAGGATGCAAGCAACTCATACATAA
- the PPP1R42 gene encoding protein phosphatase 1 regulatory subunit 42 isoform X3, whose amino-acid sequence MVRLTLDLIARNGNLKPRKEETISQCLKKITHINFSEKNIDAIEDLSLCKNLSVLYLYDNRISQIINLNYATNLTHLYLQNNCISYIENLTSLKKLEKLYLGGNYIAVIEGLEGLKELRELHVESQKLPLGEKLLFDPRTLQSLAKSLSVLNISNNNIDDIRDLEVLENLNQLIAVDNQLLNVKDLEYLLNKLMKLWKMDLNGNPVCLKPKYRDKLILVSKSLGTSL is encoded by the exons ATGGTTCGACTGACCTTGGATCTAATTGCCAGAAACGGTAATCTTAAACCCCGAAAAGAAGAAACCATTTCACAGTGCCTGAAGAAGATAACTCAtataaatttttcagaaaaaaatatagatgcAATT gaAGACCTCTCTCTTTGCAAAAATCTTAGTGTTCTATATTTATATGATAACCGTATTAGTCAAATCATTAACTTGAATTATGCCACAAATCTGACCCATCTGTACCTACAAAACAATTGTATTTCATATATAGAGAACCTAACATCattaaagaaactggaaaaact GTATCTGGGAGGCAATTACATTGCTGTCATAGAAGGTTTAGAAGGGTTAAAAGAACTAAGAGAGCTTCATGTTGAGAGTCAGAAGCTTCCCCTTGGAGAAAAGCTTCTGTTTGATCCAAGAACTCTTCAGTCTCTGGCA aaGTCCCTGTCTGTATTGAATATCAGCAATAATAATATTGATGACATTAGAGACTTAGAAGTACTGGAGAATCTCAATCAGCTCATAGCAGTTGACAATCAGCTTCTGAATGTGAAG GATTTGGAGTATTTGCTGAACAAGTTGATGAAGTTGTGGAAAATGGATCTAAACGGAAATCCTGTTTGTCTCAAACCAAAATACAGGGACAAACTGATATTGGTGTCCAAATCACTAG
- the PPP1R42 gene encoding protein phosphatase 1 regulatory subunit 42 isoform X1 has translation MVRLTLDLIARNGNLKPRKEETISQCLKKITHINFSEKNIDAIEDLSLCKNLSVLYLYDNRISQIINLNYATNLTHLYLQNNCISYIENLTSLKKLEKLYLGGNYIAVIEGLEGLKELRELHVESQKLPLGEKLLFDPRTLQSLAKSLSVLNISNNNIDDIRDLEVLENLNQLIAVDNQLLNVKDLEYLLNKLMKLWKMDLNGNPVCLKPKYRDKLILVSKSLEFLDGKEIKNVERQFLMNWKASKDAKKIRKKKSSKNEDASNSYISNFESMHHMVPVYYPQMGKPKLVFFSEIQRYPVNGNASPESSQEDNRKIIEDMGNLSLKKSESLLTKNDVHEPHLLENTKV, from the exons ATGGTTCGACTGACCTTGGATCTAATTGCCAGAAACGGTAATCTTAAACCCCGAAAAGAAGAAACCATTTCACAGTGCCTGAAGAAGATAACTCAtataaatttttcagaaaaaaatatagatgcAATT gaAGACCTCTCTCTTTGCAAAAATCTTAGTGTTCTATATTTATATGATAACCGTATTAGTCAAATCATTAACTTGAATTATGCCACAAATCTGACCCATCTGTACCTACAAAACAATTGTATTTCATATATAGAGAACCTAACATCattaaagaaactggaaaaact GTATCTGGGAGGCAATTACATTGCTGTCATAGAAGGTTTAGAAGGGTTAAAAGAACTAAGAGAGCTTCATGTTGAGAGTCAGAAGCTTCCCCTTGGAGAAAAGCTTCTGTTTGATCCAAGAACTCTTCAGTCTCTGGCA aaGTCCCTGTCTGTATTGAATATCAGCAATAATAATATTGATGACATTAGAGACTTAGAAGTACTGGAGAATCTCAATCAGCTCATAGCAGTTGACAATCAGCTTCTGAATGTGAAG GATTTGGAGTATTTGCTGAACAAGTTGATGAAGTTGTGGAAAATGGATCTAAACGGAAATCCTGTTTGTCTCAAACCAAAATACAGGGACAAACTGATATTGGTGTCCAAATCACTAG aatttcttgacggaaaagaaattaaaaatgtggaaagacAATTCCTCATGAATTGGAAAGCATCCAAAGATgccaaaaaaatcagaaagaaaaaaagcagtaaaAACGAGGATGCAAGCAACTCATACATAA GTAACTTTGAATCAATGCATCACATGGTTCCTGTTTATTACCCACAGATGGGTAAGCCAAAATTAGTCTTCTTCTCTGAAATACAGAGATACCCTGTAAATGGAAATGCATCTCCAGAAAGCTCCCAAGaagataacagaaaaattattgaagataTGGG